ATGAAACGACCCGATTTTACCCGCATGGATTATGCGTTTGACCCCATTCCCGGTAATGAAGAACAATGGCATGAAGTCTTCGTGAAGGAAACGGGAAAGTCCCCGCAAGACTTTGCCTGGCTGACCAATGAACAGATCAACTGCAAGCCCCTCTATACGGAATCCGATCGTTCCGCCTGGGAACATGAAGGATACCAGGCGGGCATGCCGCCCTTTCTGCGCGGCCCATACGCCTCCATGTACGTGCAGCGGCCCTGGACCGTGCGCCAATATGCCGGTTTTTCCACGGCGGAAGAAAGCAATGCTTTTTACCGCCGCAACCTGGCCGCGGGCCAGAAGGGATTGTCCGTGGCTTTCGACCTGGCCACCCACCGCGGTTACGACTCCGACCATCCCCGCGTGGAAGGCGACGTGGGTAAAGCCGGAGTGGCCGTGGACTCGGTTGAGGACATGAAAATCCTTTTTGACCGCATCCCCCTGGACCAGATGTCCGTGTCCATGACCATGAACGGTGCTGTTCTGCCGATCATGGCTTTCTTTATCGTTGCC
This portion of the Candidatus Aminicenantes bacterium genome encodes:
- a CDS encoding methylmalonyl-CoA mutase (MDM; functions in conversion of succinate to propionate), coding for MKRPDFTRMDYAFDPIPGNEEQWHEVFVKETGKSPQDFAWLTNEQINCKPLYTESDRSAWEHEGYQAGMPPFLRGPYASMYVQRPWTVRQYAGFSTAEESNAFYRRNLAAGQKGLSVAFDLATHRGYDSDHPRVEGDVGKAGVAVDSVEDMKILFDRIPLDQMSVSMTMNGAVLPIMAFFIVAAEEQGVTPEQLTGTIQNDILKEYMVRNTYIYPPAMSMRIIADIFRYASERMPRFNSISISGYHMQEAGATADLEMAYTLADGLEYVRTGIAAGMDVDRFAPRLSFFWAQGMNHFMEVAKMRAARLIWARMIHSFS